The genomic region TTCCGATATTCAGCGAACCACCACCCCCCCGGGTGGAGAATGGAGTACGCCAGCTGGAGCAAAACTTTTACACCTGTATCCCGGGAGAGCGATGACACCGTACTGCAAAACTATAGCCGGCCTAGTCCGGGACGCTAATAAATATATAGATGCTTGTTGTGCCGGCCGTTTGCATCAAAGGGGGTTCGGGAAGGGTCGGATGTATGCTTGGCGCACAAAAGAGGCCATAATTTAATCCATGGTCcattaaagaaataaattaatttatgttgCACAATCTCGATGACGATTGCGTCGTTTCGCTGCAGCCGGCGCCGAGGATTTGCAAACCGATATGAACCTCCTTCCGGAGGAAGCGGAGGAAAGGCCTGGTGGACGCCGACGAGCGCCGTGTGGCAAATTGCAATCCTATCGCTGATCCCGGCGTGTCatcaattcttaccacgtggTTTAGCGGCAACTTGATCCCGGCAACCGTGCAATTGGCAGACGGACAGCTCAAGGCTTTGCTGTCGGCTGTGGCTCGGTTCGGTTGTGGCCGTCCGCGTTGGAGTCACTCCTTgagcactcacacacacacacacacatgggcaTTCACGCCGACCAGGCTCGTGCAGTCGGTTCGCGAGTTTCGATAAGAAGTGCACGATTGCGGTTTACCGGAAGACAGACTTTCGACCGAcccggcgtgtgtgtgtgtgtgtcgtgctgctgctggtggtgattGTGGTCATTTATCATTTGAACCACCAGCAGTGTGGCTTACGGCTCGGCTGGCCCACTTGTGTGACACCTGTGCGGGAAAATCCCGGCGACCCGGCGATCCTTTTCCGATCCAGCGGAAGGATAGTGACAGCTAATGCTTACCACCGGCCTGATCGCCTCTCGGGGAGGGTGGATCAATTGAAAGACATTCGGTCAGGATTAACATGCCGGCGTCACCGGTGTTAGGAAAAACAGATGTCTACTGGGCGGCCGCGAGTGGCTGGGGGGAGGAAGTAATTGAAATTGCACGGCGATGcggtttgatgtttcgttcggttttggTGCGGTGCGTTCGATGCAAGCAGAAGGAATCAGATATCCTGCAGCGATCAAATGAGCCACGCGGAGCTTAATTGGGTACGGCTTTAAGGAAGGGTGTGGCGGACGGTACAACTCGATGCGTTAATAGCTTGTTTTCAAATCTTAAGCTCTCCATTAGAGATGTGGTCTTTTGGGAAGACCACGGGAAGGAAGGATGCAGGTTGCCGTTAAAGTGACAACTGGGTCGCTTCATGCTGTCATAATACAATTCATTAATTTGTTGGATTGTTCCTATTGATGCTGAAGGAATGTAGCTCTTACTTAGCTTGCATGAATTGATTGATAATGTTTACACTAAAGCTATCACCCAGTGGGACATATTGCATCTCTTTTAATTGAATGTGGCCAGTCTTTAAGGAGCTTCACTGAAGCTATTCCGTTGTGAAGCTTTGCTTTATGACTGGTCTAAACTTGTTTCACCGAATTTTAGCAGTAGGGTAGTATTTTACGTCAACCTTAAACAACTTATATAATGtttaaatattatatatttGTGATGATGGGATTGATGTAGAGCAAACATcatttcgaaagaaaaaaccatcAGCATCAgatgttgtttcttttaacCGGCTGGGTATTTAAACCAAAGAGCAAATACCTAGTAAGCCTTAGGGGACGCATGGACGAAGACGCtatagaagaaaaacttgCCAGTTGGTATTCCAGCGAATTAAACTTCCTACGTTAAATTATAATAACACCATTGCCACATTTAAAGTGCTTCCATTCCACGAATAAGACTTGACTTTTAGTGAAATTGAGTAAATTTCATTGAAATTAGGGAGACTTCAGACAAATGCGGACTGAACAGCTGTGAAATCCTATTCTTTACGGTTAATTGACTTTAATGTGTTGGAAAGGGTGATATTGAAACATcgaaaaaagtataaattttaaagttcaaaaggaaaaatagtGAATTAGAATGAAAAAATCTGTTATATCGTGGATACAAGCTGTCTTTTttacgatggagacgcctagtaccTTTGAGAGTTTGCATAAGGGTTTATTTAGGATTTATATAATTTTCGAATCAGAGCCGCAAATAATCTGTACTCTTTTCTATAGTTTTGGAACTAATTTCGCAGCCATAAACTGCGCATTTTGTAGTGCAACGTCTTGAGGTCAATCGTCACGTTATCGGTAACGCGTAACGGGGTGTAAATTAaccatgtttaaaaataagaagATTATGATGATTGATTCTATCTAAGCATAAATGTGTGCTTTTGATTCAAAATACAACATCAAAGAACATGTAAtgatagtttttctttttatgttatttgaaTTAAAACACATCGGGATTGAATAGCAAGTGTACTTATTTAAATGATGACCAAACTTTTTAGCACAAACAAAGATACGtaaattgttttgttatgtttttgtatttcataaattttcgATAGTCTCGCTTCAATGATTAGGTTAAAAAAAGGTTACGTTTGAAGAGTGATTACTATTCCACAGTTTTAAACATCGTgagaattttcataaaataccCTACATAATacattttctctatttttcaGATAGTTTGTAGTTTATGGCAGCAAAATGTGTACAATTTTTAGTTGATTTTGCTTGGTCAGCCACATGTGTTGTGTATCTTATCCCCAATTGTGAACGTTTTATATTACCAATTCTTTCAACATTCGTTGACGAACGCATTTAGATATTTGCTTGATTGCTACAAGTTTAAATACATATAATATTGCTCCAAAATTCAGGTGCAATTTACCTTACCAGCGTACATCGCCATCCCTTCGCCAACCTATCGTTCCCGTGATTATTGTGTGTAAAATGAAATGCacaaatgtttcctttttcggaACAATTTTTACTCGTCCCATAAACAGGACATCTGTTGAATCTCTTAAAATACCCGTCACAGAATCTTTTCGCAAAACAAACGTCGTGTGGTATctcaatttcaaacaattacACCGGTTCGAGACCGTACTTCGTGTGAAGCTGATACATCTCGTAGATCATCGCTGCCAGCTCCCGATTAAGTGGTTCCCCGCCGCGGACCCAGGCGTCCGCCATCGCTTCCTCCTCGGAGAGCATCGGCTCGGTGAAGGACATCTCCATCGGTTCGTGCAGCACCATCAGGAACGAGGTTGCAATATTGAAACCGTACGAGTAGTATTCCGCCAGCTCTCGGTGGAACGATTCGTAGCTGAGTATCGCATCGGTTTGAAGaagggatggaaaacaaaattggaaaataaagcaTCTTAAGGCATCAACGAGCAGTCGGGCTGTAAACGCACCTGAAGTACGGAGGCAGTTCGACCGGATCCTTCACGCCGACAATGCGGGCCACCGTTTGGGCCAGCTCCTGGTGGTAGGTTTGGAAAATGGTCTCGAAATGGTCCTTCCGCACGTCGTACCCGGTCGAGTTGGCCAGGAAGGAGGTGTAATCGATCATCGGCGATGCGTAACGCAGGGTTTGAAAGTCAAACATCATCACTTGGGTGGGTCTGGCGGGATCCTGCAAGCGGCggaaagcgaaacgaaacgattgGCGTGCCGGTTAGTTTGGGGATTCGGTCGGTTCCGTTCCGATTGTGCGCCCGGGCCCGGGACCGTTGTTTACCTTGGCATCTTCATAGCGGAACGCCATGTTGTTGCGCAGGTAATCACCATGGCAAATGACGGCGAGCGGTTCCTTCGGCGGTACCTTACGCTTCGAATGCTCCCAGCCGTCGGCGACGAGGAGGGCCAGCTTTTCCAGGTACTCCTCCGGTACCAGCTCCCGGAATTGGCTTTCCTTCAGCGATTTGATCGCACGCTTCGTTGTAACGGACATCATTGCTGCCCACGTGGCATCACAGTCGGCCGCGTAACGAGATTCCTTAAATTTTGTAACGATTTCGTTAAACTGCTCACGGCGGGTCTCCTTCATCCCATAGCATTCGCCGTGGAATCGTCCAAGTTCCTTCACTGCGGTTTCGTGGGGGGAAATGAAAAAGGTTCCATCGGTTTCAGCAAACGCCcggcaacaacaaaacaaccattATTCGCAATTATAATCCAACGAGCGAGCTGTGCACCGTAACAAACCTGCCAGCAAAATGTAATCCAGCGGAAGGTTGACAACCATTGGTGCCATTTGCCAACCAGCGTAGGTAAAATCGCTCATTACCATTAATGCTACCGTTGGTTTGCGTTCGCAATGGTAGTACCTGTGGAAAAGAgtatgaaaacgaaaaaaaaagagtaaaaatcAACAAGTggtaagaaataataaatgctcGGTAAACAATTACTGATGGAGTTTATGTAGGTAGATTTTTTGTGTCGTATTTTCCTTTGCTAATGGCATTACCTTGGGTATAGCTCTGTTTTCGCAAGAGCTGGAATGATTTCCGTGTAAGCGATCATTTCGTTCTCGAAAAGCGTATCGAACTGGCAACTCCGGTACATTTCGTCATTGCACTCCGGGGTAATCTGGCAAAAAAGAATCATTTGTTAGCATATCAGCAGGCAAAGCAGAAGTTTGGTAATTGACGTTCGTTTAGTCTTTGCAAGCTTTAATCCCGACGAGTTTTTATTTACTCCTCTGGCggttgttggtcatgcctgacTTTAAAGTTTAACAATATTTATTCCCTTGAAGCTCAGTGTCCCGGTTCATCTTTTAACTTGGGTATAATCACATCAGCCGCACCCAAATGTTGTTTTATCTATTTAAAATGTAGTGTTCTAGCtactaattatttttcaagctAATAATGCACAATATGTTTTCCTGTgagaattttgaaaattgagaaacCAATTTGCTTTATATAGTTATACATGTGTAAATTGTGCTAACTGTAAATAATGTCCAACTCACTATCTTCCAGGAACTTtaatatattttgattttgcaataatttcaatttatgcATTTTATAAACAACCTAAATGGTAATTATTAGAATTAGATAGAAATTGATTTCATGTCTTTCTGACTTTCTTTTGAAATCCCATGTAAATCATGCACAAAGAAATTATATTTCGAAATGAACAGGAAGTTAGTTCAAAACGATGTTTACAGTGATACACAGTACAGTTTTACGGATAAAATATGCGTATTATGCActtttttcaacatggtataaGTAAAAGCGATATGAACGACTTTAAAtattaatgtttaaaaaatgtccGTCGTAGGATCAAAATAAGCCAAGAAAGTTAGATATAACATGCGGAAAAGTTTAAAACATATTGTTGGAGTGAGACTGTTAGAACTTTTTAGATCATTAGAATCATATTTAAAATACATATTTCAATTTGGTCGAAAGCCACTCGAAATCATGCCAACAGCTTTATCTTTCTAACTGAAAGACACAATGCCACAAAGAAAAGTATCATCAAAGGAGTATGATTCCTCCAtatcattaaaacaaacatgttaCTAGCCCATCAAACGCTGATATCGTGTAAGCAAAACGACGTTGTTTGAATTGCACCGGCATTATTTCTTCGTTATCTCAACCGTGTGTGGTGACGCAGCACTTCAAAGATAATAGGGCAGAGCACGCATCTTCACATTGAATGATCGTCACTTGTAGCCCCTGCTTACCTTCACAACCAGATGTAGCGTTTCGGTTTTCGGACCGGTGCTTGGCGGCTCTGCAGAATCCGCGCTCTGCTCCAGCACGACGGTTACCTTGAACGGCATGGTGAGCATAAATCCGCTGGCGACGAGTGGCTTAACCTCCAGCGACTTCAACTGCACCCCGCTCTCCGGCCGGCCGTCGGTGAAGTTGATCACTCCCCGGGCAACCAGATCCGGGATGAGTTCATCGcgcaagaacacttccttccGTGTGGTTTCGTTCATATCTAGTTGCTGGACGAAATGGTGTCCAACGATACGAGCAGCTGACTACTGATAAGCGCACACAGGCGCGTGCGGTTCACAAATCACTGATTCTTTcgatcacacacacgcacacctcgGCGGGAGGAGTGTGCCACCTTCACTAAACAGTAACAATGGGCAATATACAGCTAACAGCAGGCTTCCCGGGGAAGGGGAAACATCAATAAAAAGCTGTTCAAATGAAATCGATTTAGCGCACAGCGCGTCGTACACGACAGAGTCCCCCGAGCGAACAAACTAATCACAATACAAAGCGAGTCGTCGAGGTGACGTTTGCTCTTTGGCCTTGTGGACGATGGGATCCAACGCGCACGCTTCTGCTGGGTCGTATCAGCTGTCGGCTACGGGAGCAGATAGGCGCGTGCGTTCGGCAACCGGCCCGACGGAGAACTGGCAACCAGAATATTCATCGCGCAATGTCATAAACCAGTCGCGAAACGCCACTGACGATCGCGCGGAGCGGTGCGCTCTCTCAACGATTACGTATTTTTTCATCGTTTAGCGGAATCCGGACGCGGACAGCATCCCCCATGAGGCGGGAAGGCAAAGATGAGATCGTGATCGTGCCATCTTGTTTTTGCGCATGCGAACCATTAACGGTGGGTCAACGGCGCGGCGTCCGTTAATTATATGTTTCGCCGTTCGCATCGTTCAATTGACTTTAACATTGAAACGCTCACAGACACAATCTGCCTGTGGGGTGGCAATCAAGGGTGGGTTTTCTATCTTCGCTGCCGTTTTGCTATCAACAGCTGCGACACTCCCATGCTTGTAGGGGAAAATGGGGTTTGAttaaatgttgttaaaaagAGGTATcggaaaacatgaaatataAGGGAAAGTGGGGCAATATGCGCAAAAACAGATCTTATTATAGTCGTTCCTTAATTAACATAGTTTATAGTTTCATGACTCGATTTTTTCCTAAAGGTTCTGCTCTGGTTCTGTTAACTTTaaggatgaaaacaaaaataaattaacaacaTAACCGCTTAAATATCttcatacttaatacttaaaTACTAATACTTAAAGTTAGCTATTTTGAAAACTGTGAGACAAAATGGCTCGAGTCGTGGatctttaaattttcaataattttaggGTCGAACttacaaatgttttaatttttttgaagGCTTCAAAGCAAAGTATAAAATCTGGCATTATTCTGGGACTGATAAATGAGCACAagaataaattatttgttgGCTAGTTGTCATTATGTTGGGCTGGCTAGTTCGTGTTCTGTTAGTAATGAAAAAGGTATTCTGCTTTACATGAAGTAGTTGAATGCAAGAATTATTATAATAATGTTCATTAACCGGGTTTCAATAACCTTTTCAGATGCACGATAGAGATTATAGTATGCTTCATGATGTACATTGCTCTTTGATTCATTAAATTCCAAAATGCATTTCACACGTGCGCTGCGGTGTCGTGTGACGTGATGGAAGATTATGCTCGTCATGCTAGTTTTCACAAC from Anopheles coustani chromosome 3, idAnoCousDA_361_x.2, whole genome shotgun sequence harbors:
- the LOC131258845 gene encoding uncharacterized protein LOC131258845, giving the protein MNETTRKEVFLRDELIPDLVARGVINFTDGRPESGVQLKSLEVKPLVASGFMLTMPFKVTVVLEQSADSAEPPSTGPKTETLHLVVKITPECNDEMYRSCQFDTLFENEMIAYTEIIPALAKTELYPRYYHCERKPTVALMVMSDFTYAGWQMAPMVVNLPLDYILLAVKELGRFHGECYGMKETRREQFNEIVTKFKESRYAADCDATWAAMMSVTTKRAIKSLKESQFRELVPEEYLEKLALLVADGWEHSKRKVPPKEPLAVICHGDYLRNNMAFRYEDAKDPARPTQVMMFDFQTLRYASPMIDYTSFLANSTGYDVRKDHFETIFQTYHQELAQTVARIVGVKDPVELPPYFSYESFHRELAEYYSYGFNIATSFLMVLHEPMEMSFTEPMLSEEEAMADAWVRGGEPLNRELAAMIYEMYQLHTKYGLEPV